Proteins from one Gorilla gorilla gorilla isolate KB3781 chromosome 11, NHGRI_mGorGor1-v2.1_pri, whole genome shotgun sequence genomic window:
- the LOC129532203 gene encoding thymosin beta-10-like, giving the protein MADKPDMGGTASFNRAKLKKTETQEKNTLPTKETTGQKRSEIS; this is encoded by the coding sequence atggCAGACAAACCAGACATGGGGGGAACCGCCAGCTTCAATAGGGCCAAGCTGAAGAAAACAGAGACGCAGGAGAAGAACACCCTGCCGACCAAAGAGACCACTGGGCAGAAGCGGAGTGAAATTTCCTAA